A single genomic interval of candidate division WOR-3 bacterium harbors:
- a CDS encoding endonuclease III domain-containing protein has translation MRCSSVVPNPQPFVPFTTAPETPALIKIYQALYRAFGPRHWWPAETPFEVIVGAILTQNTAWKNVEKAITNLKSAGLLELYRLNRLPRQKMASLIRPAGYYNIKAKRLRALTEWLETNGGLERVKRFSTPKLRTQLLDIYGVGPETADSILLYAFNRPVFVVDAYTRRIFSRYGLISGNEPYEQLRIWLEQQLVPLTGKSRARAVAIFNEYHALLVHLGKTYCRPQPICSGCPLESV, from the coding sequence ATGAGGTGTTCATCAGTGGTACCGAACCCACAACCCTTTGTCCCCTTCACAACCGCCCCTGAAACACCGGCGCTCATAAAGATTTATCAAGCACTTTACCGGGCGTTTGGACCCCGGCACTGGTGGCCCGCGGAGACCCCGTTTGAAGTCATTGTGGGCGCCATCCTGACCCAGAACACCGCGTGGAAAAATGTGGAAAAGGCAATCACCAACTTGAAATCTGCCGGGCTATTAGAACTCTATCGATTGAACCGACTGCCCCGGCAAAAAATGGCCTCCCTTATCCGACCCGCCGGTTATTACAACATCAAGGCAAAACGGCTTCGGGCATTGACCGAATGGCTCGAAACTAACGGCGGACTTGAAAGAGTAAAAAGGTTTTCAACGCCGAAACTTCGGACTCAACTCCTTGACATTTACGGCGTTGGTCCAGAAACCGCCGACTCGATTCTCCTGTATGCGTTTAACCGCCCGGTCTTTGTCGTCGACGCCTACACTCGAAGAATTTTCAGCCGCTATGGACTCATATCAGGAAATGAACCGTATGAGCAGTTGAGAATTTGGCTGGAACAACAACTTGTTCCGTTAACCGGCAAGAGCAGGGCACGTGCCGTTGCTATCTTTAATGAATACCATGCCCTGCTCGTGCATCTCGGAAAAACATATTGTCGGCCCCAGCCAATATGTTCGGGCTGTCCGCTTGAGTCCGTTTGA